In a single window of the Daphnia carinata strain CSIRO-1 chromosome 4, CSIRO_AGI_Dcar_HiC_V3, whole genome shotgun sequence genome:
- the LOC130695158 gene encoding UDP-glycosyltransferase UGT5-like encodes MYITFVEAYNILVLTPITSPSHTTFQSLVTELVERGHFVTYWNGLQSDKLSSTDEEQHEIGFHDRDSPFRLLFRIPGTIAKYCKIVYQDPVFHQLMNSQGHYDLIIVDGFANDCTLFLVEVLDIPFIYLNCFPPSPWILHAIGSPLATEQFPNPSGIRDRMNIWQRSFNTVTTVFAVYFPRRIVLPLIEDVAAETLGINNLTSIADIENRYLSLLLINTHFSINYQLPTSPAVIEVGGMHLNRRHRNLSEELLSFLDDSGDAGFIVVSFGSMLRGDDVPDRFCQIFLSTFARLSQRVIWKWEDKQKLDHQQKPIPSNVKTMPWLPQRELLAHPRVRLIISHAGLLSKQEAIHYDVPAIFMPISSDQPINAQKAEDDGYAIRINWDVNRGGSLQRHSTYFKHAKV; translated from the exons ATGTACATCACAT TTGTCGAAGCATATAATATTCTCGTACTGACGCCAATCACGTCTCCTAGCCACACCACTTTCCAGTCATTGGTTACAGAGTTGGTAGAGCGCGGACACTTTGTCACCTATTGGAATGGATTGCAATCAGATAAGTTAAGTTCCACAGACGAAGAACAG CATGAAATTGGTTTCCACGATCGAGACAGTCCatttcgtctgctttttcGAATACCGGGAACAATAGCAAAGTATTGCAAAATCGTCTACCAAGATCCTGTTTTTCATCAGCTGATGAATTCACAGGGGCATTACGATCTGATTATCGTCGATGGATTTGCCAATGATTGTACTTTATTCTTGGTCGAAGTCCTTGACATCCCTTTCATCTATTTGAACTGTTTTCCTCCTTCACCTTGGATTTTGCATGCAATCGGCTCGCCATTAGCTACGGAACAATTCCCCAATCCTTCTGGCATTCGGGATAGGATGAATATTTGGCAGCGTTCATTTAACACCGTGACAACTGTATTTGCCGTCTATTTCCCCCGACGCATTGTTTTGCCCCTTATTGAAGACGTCGCAGCCGAAACATTGGGTATCAACAATTTAACATCTATAGCAGATATTGAGAACCGTTACTTGAGTCTGTTGTTAATCAATACTCATTTTAGTATCAATTACCAATTACCAACATCACCTGCTGTCATTGAAGTGGGTGGAATGCACCTGAACAGAAGACATCGAAACCTTTCAGAG GAACTACTCTCATTTTTGGATGACTCCGGCGACGCAGGATTTATTGTGGTTAGTTTTGGATCCATGTTGAGAGGCGACGACGTTCCAGATCGTTTCTGTCAGATTTTTCTGTCAACCTTTGCACGACTGTCACAACGCGTTATCTGGAAATGGGAAGATAAACAAAAGTTGGATCATCAGCAAAAACCAATCCCTTCTAACGTTAAAACAATGCCATGGTTACCGCAGCGAGAACTTTTGGCTCATCCAAGAGTTCGATTGATCATCTCGCACGCTGGCCTCTTAAGTAAACAAGAGGCCATCCATTATGATGTTCCAGCCATCTTTATGCCCATCTCTTCTGATCAGCCAATCAATGCTCAAAAGGCCGAAGATGATGGCTACGCTATTCGTATAAATTGGGATGTTAACCGAGGAGGGTCTCTTCAACGTCATTCAACTTATTTTAAACACGCCAAG GTATAA